Proteins from one Bradyrhizobium amphicarpaeae genomic window:
- a CDS encoding ABC transporter ATP-binding protein, protein MAQIELSAIRKSFDGTDVLKGIDFLIEDGEFISLVGPSGCGKSTLLRIIAGLEPQNSGQIHIDGRPVDSIRPSARNLAMVFQSYALYPHLSTFDNIAVPLRMRRLSAIERLPLLGPLLPGRRAKERGIRADIETIAEQLDIAPLLRRKPGQLSGGQRQRVAVGRAMVREPLAFLFDEPLSNLDAKLRVHMRAELAELHRRLKATFVYVTHDQAEAMTMSSRIAVMMGGELIQAGTPAEIYNDPGDIRVAEFIGSPKINILPGRIRKDGGIDVLGTALRLACGATAGECRVGVRPERIDLGTGPFSGSVVHLENLGAEAFVHLAIEGTGLRLIARLADVRHLPAMGSPAAFGFAPDAVRAFDPAGKRMSLRVEQSERIREPAHV, encoded by the coding sequence ATGGCGCAAATCGAGCTTTCCGCAATCCGCAAATCCTTCGACGGGACCGACGTCCTCAAGGGCATCGATTTCCTGATCGAGGACGGCGAGTTCATCTCGCTGGTCGGTCCTTCCGGCTGCGGCAAGTCGACCCTGCTCCGCATCATCGCCGGGCTCGAGCCGCAGAATTCCGGGCAGATCCACATCGACGGCCGCCCCGTGGACAGCATTCGCCCGAGCGCGCGCAATCTGGCGATGGTATTCCAATCCTATGCGCTCTATCCGCATTTGAGCACCTTCGACAATATTGCGGTGCCGTTGCGGATGCGGCGCCTCTCCGCCATCGAACGGCTGCCGCTGCTTGGCCCGCTGCTGCCGGGCCGGCGCGCCAAGGAACGGGGCATCCGCGCCGACATCGAGACCATCGCCGAGCAGCTCGACATCGCGCCGTTGCTGCGGCGCAAGCCCGGGCAATTGTCCGGCGGACAGCGGCAACGCGTTGCGGTCGGACGCGCCATGGTGCGCGAGCCCCTCGCCTTCCTGTTCGACGAGCCGCTCTCCAATCTCGACGCAAAACTGCGCGTCCACATGCGCGCCGAGCTCGCCGAGCTGCATCGCCGCCTCAAGGCGACGTTCGTTTACGTCACGCACGACCAGGCCGAGGCGATGACCATGTCGAGCCGGATCGCCGTCATGATGGGCGGAGAACTGATCCAGGCCGGCACGCCCGCGGAGATCTACAACGACCCCGGCGACATCCGTGTCGCCGAATTCATCGGCAGCCCCAAGATCAACATCCTGCCCGGCCGGATCAGGAAGGACGGCGGCATCGACGTGCTGGGGACCGCCCTGCGGCTTGCGTGCGGCGCAACCGCGGGCGAATGCCGCGTCGGCGTGCGCCCGGAGCGGATCGACCTCGGCACGGGGCCGTTCTCCGGAAGCGTCGTCCATCTCGAAAACCTCGGCGCGGAGGCCTTCGTCCACCTCGCGATCGAAGGCACCGGATTGCGGCTGATTGCGCGCCTCGCCGACGTCAGGCACCTGCCGGCGATGGGCAGTCCCGCAGCCTTCGGCTTCGCGCCAGACGCCGTGCGCGCTTTCGATCCGGCCGGAAAGCGGATGTCGCTGAGGGTGGAGCAGTCCGAGCGCATCCGGGAGCCCGCCCATGTCTGA
- a CDS encoding LysR family transcriptional regulator encodes MALTSSRVRAVNAVFDTGSFAAAARKLGVSQPTIAQSVRDLEAEFAVALFDRHGQSLIATPLCRRLYAATSRMQAIEADAMAILAQRDELTGGEIRIGLGNAMPGMALIAAFRNLYPKIQINIEIGSWSAIMAAVVDQRVDVAVLPEVPQDNRFRREACVQQRVVAICHPFHDLSRESRVSALSLMQYPLVFRTRDSATQRVVDRAFRAVNLRATPAIVVNTREGMLEAVANRLGVGFVWEHGSSRIDRIAKVAIAEIEAETPEYIFSLAGKRGKLVELFYLARSLSRSADGADILSAP; translated from the coding sequence GTGGCGTTGACGTCGTCGCGTGTCCGGGCGGTCAATGCGGTGTTCGACACCGGCAGCTTTGCCGCCGCGGCCAGGAAACTGGGCGTGTCGCAGCCCACAATTGCCCAATCCGTGCGAGACCTGGAAGCCGAGTTCGCCGTTGCCCTGTTCGATCGGCACGGACAGAGCCTGATCGCGACGCCGTTGTGCAGGAGGCTCTATGCTGCAACGAGCCGCATGCAGGCGATCGAGGCGGATGCGATGGCCATCCTGGCGCAGCGCGACGAGCTGACGGGGGGCGAGATCCGCATCGGGCTCGGCAACGCCATGCCGGGCATGGCCCTGATCGCGGCGTTCCGCAATCTGTATCCGAAGATCCAGATCAACATCGAGATCGGGAGCTGGTCGGCGATCATGGCGGCGGTGGTCGACCAGCGCGTCGATGTTGCCGTGCTGCCGGAGGTGCCGCAGGACAATCGCTTCCGTCGCGAGGCCTGCGTGCAGCAGCGCGTCGTCGCGATCTGCCATCCCTTTCACGACCTCAGCCGGGAATCCCGCGTGTCCGCCCTCAGTCTGATGCAATATCCGCTGGTGTTTCGGACCCGGGATTCCGCGACCCAGCGCGTCGTGGACAGGGCGTTTCGCGCCGTCAATCTGCGCGCTACTCCGGCAATCGTCGTGAACACGCGCGAGGGAATGCTGGAGGCGGTTGCCAATCGGCTCGGTGTCGGCTTCGTCTGGGAGCACGGCTCGAGCCGGATCGACCGCATCGCCAAGGTGGCGATCGCGGAAATCGAGGCGGAGACGCCCGAATACATCTTCTCGCTGGCGGGCAAACGCGGCAAGCTGGTCGAGTTGTTCTATCTGGCCAGAAGTCTGTCGCGCTCGGCGGACGGCGCCGACATCCTGTCCGCCCCGTGA
- a CDS encoding HD domain-containing protein: MMTLPRLAAESLEEFLGNFMRRRYDEASASIVASATRTAMECIGNSDALYHNIEHTMLVTLAAQAILRGRSLHIHLSAEDYVHVLIACLAHDIGYVRGLFEEDDSDGFVIDAADTKVSLPRGASDASLMMYHVDRSKLYVTRRLRHIPGLDPERIARAIEGTRFPAREGQDYDDEASILRAADFIGQLGDPNYLRKANALYYEFEEVGINRQLGYDSPADIVNRYPQFYWNSVAPHIQTEIGYLNKTEIGRQWIANLYSNVFRAERDISLSGPQK, translated from the coding sequence ATGATGACGTTGCCGAGACTGGCGGCTGAATCTCTCGAGGAATTCCTCGGAAATTTCATGCGTCGCCGGTACGATGAGGCTTCTGCCAGCATCGTCGCGAGTGCGACCCGCACCGCGATGGAATGCATCGGTAACAGCGATGCCCTCTACCATAATATCGAGCACACGATGCTGGTGACGCTGGCGGCCCAGGCCATCCTTCGCGGCCGGAGTCTTCATATCCATCTGTCGGCCGAGGATTACGTCCACGTCCTGATCGCCTGCCTCGCCCACGACATCGGCTACGTGCGCGGACTGTTCGAGGAGGACGATTCCGACGGCTTCGTGATCGATGCGGCCGACACCAAAGTGTCGTTGCCGCGCGGTGCATCGGACGCGAGCCTGATGATGTATCACGTCGATCGCTCGAAGCTGTATGTGACGCGGCGTCTGCGGCATATCCCGGGGCTCGATCCGGAGCGGATTGCCCGCGCCATCGAGGGCACGCGGTTTCCGGCCCGCGAAGGGCAGGACTATGACGACGAAGCCTCGATCCTGCGCGCCGCCGATTTCATCGGCCAGCTCGGCGATCCCAACTATCTGCGCAAGGCCAACGCGCTTTATTACGAGTTCGAGGAGGTCGGCATCAATCGCCAGCTCGGCTACGATTCCCCGGCCGACATCGTGAACCGCTATCCACAATTCTACTGGAATAGTGTCGCACCGCACATCCAGACCGAGATCGGCTATCTCAACAAGACCGAGATCGGCCGGCAATGGATCGCCAATCTCTACAGCAACGTGTTCCGCGCCGAGCGCGACATCTCGCTGTCGGGACCGCAGAAGTAG